From the Anabas testudineus chromosome 23, fAnaTes1.2, whole genome shotgun sequence genome, one window contains:
- the tmcc3 gene encoding transmembrane and coiled-coil domain protein 3 isoform X1, whose protein sequence is MRKNYSAIPLIYVTEAERSCDVLSIPVPMRRGGSESNLDVVDSASNEGVGLDFTKGALGIDSLQQKILKVTEQIKVEQTARDQNVAEYLKLVNNADKQQVSRIRQVFEKKNQKSAQSIARLQRKLEQYHRRMKDSETNGKHSHKDGSSKESGTHSKEGSLRDVSTSGRHPALDKVKTIGPGVSLSPPFFFNKSREFANLIRNKFGSADNIAHLKSSMETGSGLQVDAGARGLSGSATTVAKTTKYHSDDECSTGTSGSADSNGNPAGGSGLDSGCPGRFDSSGRLGEVLDMVREIREAQTQLADDMETMNTQFKRDYSYFTQVIQEERYRCERLEDQLNDLTDLHQHETSNLKQELASIEEKVAYQAYERARDIQEALESCQTRVSKLELQQQQQQTVQLENTDAKVLLGKCINIMLAIVTVILVCVSTAAKFTAPLLRSRLHLALTCVGVSVLALLWKNWEHLQCALERLLLPH, encoded by the exons gcagAGCGCAGCTGCGATGTCCTTAGCATTCCGGTGCCCATGCGTCGCGGCGGCTCAGAGTCCAACCTGGATGTGGTGGACAGCGCCAGCAATGAAGGAGTGGGACTGGATTTCACCAAGGGAGCGCTGGGCATCGACAGCCTGCAGCAGAAGATCCTCAAG GTGACGGAGCAGATCAAGGTGGAGCAGACGGCTCGGGACCAGAATGTGGCTGAATACTTGAAGCTGGTGAACAACGCCGACAAGCAGCAGGTGTCGCGGATACGTCAGGTGTTTGAAAAGAAGAACCAGAAGTCAGCACAGAGCATCGCCCGGCTGCAGAGGAAGCTGGAGCAGTACCACCGCCGCATGAAGGACAGCGAGACCAACGGGAAGCACAGCCACAAGGATGGGAGCAGCAAGGAGTCGGGGACTCACAGCAAGGAAGGCAGCCTGCGGGACGTCAGCACCTCCGGGCGACACCCGGCGCTGGATAAAGTGAAGACGATCGGGCCCGGTGTGTCGCTCTCACCGCCGTTCTTCTTCAACAAGTCACGGGAGTTCGCCAACCTCATCAGAAACAAGTTTGGCAGCGCCGACAACATCGCCCACCTGAAAAGCTCCATGGAGACGGGCTCAGGGCTGCAGGTGGACGCCGGGGCAAGGGGCCTGAGCGGAAGTGCCACCACAGTAGCTAAAACAACAAAGTACCACAGCGACGATGAGTGCTCCACAGGGACGTCTGGATCTGCTGACTCAAACGGGAATCCAGCTGGGGGCTCGGGGTTGGACTCTGGGTGTCCGGGGAGGTTCGATTCCAGTGGGCGGCTGGGGGAGGTGCTGGACATGGTGCGGGAGATCAGGGAGGCTCAGACTCAGCTGGCTGACGACATGGAGACTATGAACACACAGTTCAAACGAGACTACAGCTACTTCACACAGGTGATTCAGGAGGAAAGATACAG gtgtGAGCGGTTGGAGGACCAGTTAAATGACCTCACAGACCTCCACCAGCATGAGACCAGTAATCTGAAGCAGGAACTGGCCAGTATTGAGGAAAAGGTGGCTTACCAAGCCTACGAGCGGGCGAGGGATATACAG gaggcCCTTGAATCGTGTCAGACTCGAGTGTCGAAGCTcgagctccagcagcagcagcagcagacggTTCAGCTGGAGAACACCGACGCCAAAGTGCTGCTGGGGAAGTGCATCAACATCATGCTGGCCATCGTCACCGTGATCCTGGTGTGTGTTTCCACGGCGGCCAAGTTCACCGCCCCGCTGCTGCGTAGCCGGCTCCACCTGGCGCTCACCTGCGTGGGCGTGTCCGTGTTAGCGCTGCTGTGGAAGAACTGGGAACATTTGCAGTGCGCTTTGGAACGATTGCTCCTCCCGCATTGA
- the eri1 gene encoding 3'-5' exoribonuclease 1: MDEHKENIHAKDVNLKMSNAREDEKAKSCSTICPSGEDAPQVSPSQSNSDFSHPVYKEIALANGHINRMSKEELRIKLAELKLDTRGVKDVMKKRLKSHYKKQKLMQSAAEGGPTDTYYDYICVVDFEATCEEDNPSDYLHEIIEFPMVLINTHTLEIVDTFQEYVKPELNPKLSDFCVKLTGITQKMVDEADPFPEVLQRVVAWLQERELGTKYKYAILTDGAWDMSKFLNIQCRTSRIRYPQFAKKWINIRKSYGNFYKVPRTQTKLSTMLEKLGLKYEGRPHSGLDDSRNIAKIALRMLQDGCQLRVNERMHAGQLLSVPSSAPVEGAPPPHNPRSRD; encoded by the exons ATGGATGAGCACAAGGAGAACATCCATGCCAAAGACGTCAATCTGAAGATGTCTAATGCAAGAGAAGATGAGAAG GCAAAGTCTTGCAGCACGATTTGCCCTTCTGGAGAAGACGCTCCCCAGGTGTCCCCATCTCAGTCAAACAGTGACTTTAGTCATCCTGTGTACAAAGAGATAGCTCTGGCTAATGGACACATCAACCGCATGTCGAAGGAGGAGCTTCGGATCAAGTTAGCAGAGCTGAAGCTTGACACAAG GGGTGTGAAGGATGTGATGAAGAAGAGGTTGAAGAGCCACTACAAGAAGCAGAAGCTGATGCAGTCTGCAGCAGAGGGGGGGCCCACTGACACCTACTACGACTACATCTGTGTGGTGGACTTTGAAGCAACGTGTGAAGAGGATAACCCTTCAGACTATCTGCATGAAATCATAGAGTTCCCAATGGTTCTCATTAACACGCACACCTTAGAAATT GTGGACACTTTCCAGGAATATGTAAAACCAGAGTTGAACCCAAAGCTTTCAGACTTCTGTGTGAAGTTAACAGGAATAACACAG AAAATGGTTGATGAAGCAGATCCGTTCCCAGAGGTCCTTCAGAGAGTCGTAGCTTGGCTTCAGGAGAGGGAGCTCGGAACGAAATACAAATACGCCATTCTGACTGATGG GGCCTGGGATATGAGCAAGTTCCTTAACATCCAGTGTCGTACAAGCCGGATCAGATATCCTCAGTTTGCAAAGAAGTGGATAAACATACGGAAATCATACGGGAACTTCTACAAG GTCCCTCGCACACAGACGAAGCTGAGCACCATGCTGGAGAAGCTCGGTCTGAAGTACGAAGGTCGTCCTCACTCTGGGCTGGATGATTCACGCAACATTGCCAAAATAGCCCTTCGCATGCTGCAGGACGGGTGCCAGCTGCGGGTCAATGAACGCATGCACGCCGGCCAGCTGCTCTCAGTTCCCAGCTCGGCTCCTGTGGAAGGAGCTCCACCACCACATAACCCCCGCAGCAGAGACTAG
- the tmcc3 gene encoding transmembrane and coiled-coil domain protein 3 isoform X2, whose protein sequence is MAERSCDVLSIPVPMRRGGSESNLDVVDSASNEGVGLDFTKGALGIDSLQQKILKVTEQIKVEQTARDQNVAEYLKLVNNADKQQVSRIRQVFEKKNQKSAQSIARLQRKLEQYHRRMKDSETNGKHSHKDGSSKESGTHSKEGSLRDVSTSGRHPALDKVKTIGPGVSLSPPFFFNKSREFANLIRNKFGSADNIAHLKSSMETGSGLQVDAGARGLSGSATTVAKTTKYHSDDECSTGTSGSADSNGNPAGGSGLDSGCPGRFDSSGRLGEVLDMVREIREAQTQLADDMETMNTQFKRDYSYFTQVIQEERYRCERLEDQLNDLTDLHQHETSNLKQELASIEEKVAYQAYERARDIQEALESCQTRVSKLELQQQQQQTVQLENTDAKVLLGKCINIMLAIVTVILVCVSTAAKFTAPLLRSRLHLALTCVGVSVLALLWKNWEHLQCALERLLLPH, encoded by the exons gcagAGCGCAGCTGCGATGTCCTTAGCATTCCGGTGCCCATGCGTCGCGGCGGCTCAGAGTCCAACCTGGATGTGGTGGACAGCGCCAGCAATGAAGGAGTGGGACTGGATTTCACCAAGGGAGCGCTGGGCATCGACAGCCTGCAGCAGAAGATCCTCAAG GTGACGGAGCAGATCAAGGTGGAGCAGACGGCTCGGGACCAGAATGTGGCTGAATACTTGAAGCTGGTGAACAACGCCGACAAGCAGCAGGTGTCGCGGATACGTCAGGTGTTTGAAAAGAAGAACCAGAAGTCAGCACAGAGCATCGCCCGGCTGCAGAGGAAGCTGGAGCAGTACCACCGCCGCATGAAGGACAGCGAGACCAACGGGAAGCACAGCCACAAGGATGGGAGCAGCAAGGAGTCGGGGACTCACAGCAAGGAAGGCAGCCTGCGGGACGTCAGCACCTCCGGGCGACACCCGGCGCTGGATAAAGTGAAGACGATCGGGCCCGGTGTGTCGCTCTCACCGCCGTTCTTCTTCAACAAGTCACGGGAGTTCGCCAACCTCATCAGAAACAAGTTTGGCAGCGCCGACAACATCGCCCACCTGAAAAGCTCCATGGAGACGGGCTCAGGGCTGCAGGTGGACGCCGGGGCAAGGGGCCTGAGCGGAAGTGCCACCACAGTAGCTAAAACAACAAAGTACCACAGCGACGATGAGTGCTCCACAGGGACGTCTGGATCTGCTGACTCAAACGGGAATCCAGCTGGGGGCTCGGGGTTGGACTCTGGGTGTCCGGGGAGGTTCGATTCCAGTGGGCGGCTGGGGGAGGTGCTGGACATGGTGCGGGAGATCAGGGAGGCTCAGACTCAGCTGGCTGACGACATGGAGACTATGAACACACAGTTCAAACGAGACTACAGCTACTTCACACAGGTGATTCAGGAGGAAAGATACAG gtgtGAGCGGTTGGAGGACCAGTTAAATGACCTCACAGACCTCCACCAGCATGAGACCAGTAATCTGAAGCAGGAACTGGCCAGTATTGAGGAAAAGGTGGCTTACCAAGCCTACGAGCGGGCGAGGGATATACAG gaggcCCTTGAATCGTGTCAGACTCGAGTGTCGAAGCTcgagctccagcagcagcagcagcagacggTTCAGCTGGAGAACACCGACGCCAAAGTGCTGCTGGGGAAGTGCATCAACATCATGCTGGCCATCGTCACCGTGATCCTGGTGTGTGTTTCCACGGCGGCCAAGTTCACCGCCCCGCTGCTGCGTAGCCGGCTCCACCTGGCGCTCACCTGCGTGGGCGTGTCCGTGTTAGCGCTGCTGTGGAAGAACTGGGAACATTTGCAGTGCGCTTTGGAACGATTGCTCCTCCCGCATTGA